A part of Aegilops tauschii subsp. strangulata cultivar AL8/78 chromosome 2, Aet v6.0, whole genome shotgun sequence genomic DNA contains:
- the LOC109759289 gene encoding tryptophan decarboxylase 1, whose product MGSLGTNPMSFSAIPDDKAAFEPLNPEDVRAYLHKAVDFISDYYTNIESMPVLPNVKPGYLQDELSASPPTYSAPFDVTMKELRTSVVPGMTHWASPNFFAFFPSTNSAAAIAGDLIASAMNTVGFTWQASPAATEMEVLALDWLAQLLRLPTTFMNRTSTGRGTGGGVILGTTSEAMLVTLVAARDAALRRSGSVGVSNIPRLAVYAADQTHSTFFKACRLAGFDPANIRSIPTGPETNYGLDPAKLLEVMQADVDAGLVPTYVCATVGTTSSNAVDPVGAVADVASMFNAWVHVDAAYAGSACICPEFRHHLDGVERVDSISMSPHKWLLTCLDCTCLYVRDAHRLSDSLETNPEYLKNDATDSGEVTDLKDMQVGVGRRFRGLKLWMVMRTYGTAKLQEHIRSDVAMAKMFEDFVHADDRFEVVVPRNFALVCFRIKGSGAMTEEDADEANRLLMENLNKTGKAYLAHTVVGDKFVLRFAVGSSLQEERHVRSAWDLIRKTTSSLMD is encoded by the coding sequence ATGGGCAGCTTGGGCACCAACCCCATGTCCTTCTCCGCCATCCCCGACGACAAGGCGGCGTTCGAACCGCTCAACCCCGAAGATGTCCGTGCATACCTCCACAAGGCCGTCGACTTCATCTCCGACTACTACACCAACATCGAGTCCATGCCCGTTCTTCCTAACGTGAAGCCGGGATACCTGCAAGATGAACTCAGCGCATCCCCGCCGACCTACTCCGCGCCGTTCGACGTCACCATGAAGGAGCTCAGGACCTCCGTTGTCCCCGGCATGACGCACTGGGCTAGCCCCAacttcttcgccttcttccccTCCACCAACAGCGCCGCTGCGATCGCCGGCGACCTCATCGCGTCGGCCATGAACACCGTCGGATTCACGTGGCAGGCTTCGCCTGCAGCGACTGAGATGGAGGTCCTCGCTCTCGACTGGCTTGCACAGCTCCTGCGCCTACCCACCACCTTCATGAACCGCACTAGCACTGGTCGTGGCACCGGCGGTGGCGTCATCCTCGGCACGACGAGCGAGGCAATGCTCGTCACGCTAGTCGCCGCCCGTGATGCGGCGCTGCGTCGGAGTGGCTCTGTCGGCGTGTCTAACATCCCACGGTTGGCTGTGTACGCTGCCGACCAGACCCACTCCACGTTCTTCAAGGCTTGTCGCCTCGCAGGCTTCGACCCCGCCAACATACGGTCCATCCCTACCGGGCCGGAAACCAACTATGGGCTCGACCCGGCAAAGCTTCTCGAGGTCATGCAAGCTGATGTCGATGCCGGTCTCGTGCCAACATATGTCTGCGCGACCGTGGGCACCACATCTTCCAACGCCGTCGACCCGGTGGGTGCCGTCGCGGATGTGGCCTCCATGTTCAATGCATGGGTCCACGTGGATGCTGCCTATGCTGGCAGTGCATGTATCTGCCCGGAGTTTCGCCATCATCTCGATGGGGTCGAGCGCGTGGACTCCATTAGCATGAGCCCACACAAATGGCTTCTCACATGCCTCGATTGCACATGTCTCTACGTCCGTGATGCTCACCGGCTGAGCGACTCGTTGGAGACCAACCCGGAGTACCTCAAGAACGACGCTACTGATTCTGGCGAGGTCACCGATCTTAAGGACATGCAGGTGGGCGTCGGCCGACGCTTCCGTGGGCTCAAGCTTTGGATGGTCATGCGCACCTATGGTACCGCAAAGCTCCAAGAGCACATCCGTAGTGACGTCGCCATGGCCAAGATGTTTGAAGATTTTGTCCATGCCGACGACAGGTTTGAGGTGGTCGTACCGAGGAACTTTGCTCTTGTGTGCTTTAGGATCAAGGGAAGTGGAGCCATGACGGAGGAGGATGCCGATGAGGCCAACCGCTTGCTAATGGAGAATCTCAACAAGACTGGCAAGGCTTATCTTGCCCACACGGTGGTCGGTGACAAATTTGTGCTCCGTTTCGCCGTTGGATCATCGCTGCAGGAGGAGAGGCATGTGAGAAGTGCATGGGACCTCATTAGAAAGACCACGAGCAGCCTCATGGATTAA